From a single Xiphophorus maculatus strain JP 163 A chromosome 5, X_maculatus-5.0-male, whole genome shotgun sequence genomic region:
- the ubl5 gene encoding ubiquitin-like protein 5 — protein MIEVVCNDRLGKKVRVKCNSEDTIGDLKKLIAAQTGTRYDKIVLKKWYTIFKDHVTLGDYEIHDGMNLELYYQ, from the exons ATGATCGAGGTGGTTTGCAACGATCGTCTTGGAAAGAAAGTCCGAGTCAAATGCAA CTCAGAGGATACCATCGGAGATCTGAAGAAGCTCATCGCAGCTCAGACAGGAACACGATATGACAAGATCGTTTTGAAAAAATG gtataCCATATTTAAGGACCATGTGACTCTAGGAGACT ATGAAATCCACGATGGGATGAACCTGGAGTTGTACTACCAGTAG
- the pin1 gene encoding peptidyl-prolyl cis-trans isomerase NIMA-interacting 1 has protein sequence MGQNMKQFRLQIPKFNTTNQIKWNVVHNKRNPMGEKEGHRRAGQVLKTTCIENKLLTVVSCAVTPSLLRCNSELKFENGATTENMGDEENLPSGWEKRMSRSSGKVYYFNHITNASQWERPVGDGRGEPEKVRCSHLLVKHNQSRRPSSWREQNITRSKDEALDLIQKYIEQIKSGEEKFESLASQFSDCSSAKNGGDLGVFGRGQMQKPFEDASFALKVGDMSGPVFTDSGVHIILRTG, from the exons ATGGGTCAAAACATGAAGCAGTTTCGTCTGCAAATCCCTAAATTCAACACA ACCAATCAAATCAAGTGGAACGTTGTTCACAACAAACGGAATCCAATGGGAGAGAAGGAAGGCCACCGTAGGGCGGGACAAGTACTGAAAACAACTTGTATCGAAAACAAGTTATTAACTGTCGTGTCCTGCGCTGTAACTCCTTCCTTGCTTCGCTGCAACAGTGAATTGAAATTTGAAAACGGTGCTACTACAGAAAATATGGGAGACGAAGAAAATTTACCGTCCGGATGGGAGAAGAGAATGAGTCGTAGTTCAG GAAAAGTGTATTACTTTAATCACATCACCAATGCCAGTCAGTGGGAACGTCCAGTAGGAGACGGACGTGGAGAGCCAGAAAAG GTTCGCTGCTCTCATCTGCTGGTGAAACACAATCAGTCACGTCGACCGTCTTCCTGGCGAGAACAAAATATCACACGATCTAAAGATGAGGCTTTGGATCTCATTCAGA AGTACATCGAACAGATCAAGTCAGGAGAGGAGAAGTTTGAAAGCTTAGCCTCCCAGTTTAGCGACTGCAGCTCAGCAAAAAATGGTGGCGACCTTGGTGTGTTTGGAAGAG GTCAAATGCAGAAGCCTTTTGAAGACGCCTCCTTCGCTCTCAAAGTAGGAGACATGAGTGGGCCTGTTTTTACCGACTCTGGAGTTCACATCATTTTACGTACCGGCTGA